One genomic region from Leptolyngbyaceae cyanobacterium JSC-12 encodes:
- a CDS encoding hypothetical protein (IMG reference gene:2510094775) yields the protein MLSQAPYPTSFEQAVDRILASRRITRADQQLLLSLQDLTAQQRAMVNRLFDRLRSGLLKVVD from the coding sequence ATGTTAAGCCAAGCCCCCTATCCAACGTCCTTTGAGCAAGCTGTAGACCGCATTCTAGCTTCACGCCGAATTACCCGTGCCGATCAACAGCTTCTCTTAAGTCTGCAAGACCTCACCGCTCAACAACGAGCTATGGTGAACCGTTTATTTGATCGCCTGCGTTCAGGTCTTCTCAAGGTTGTTGATTAA